A window of Bradyrhizobium sp. AZCC 1719 genomic DNA:
CGATCGCGCTGACGAGCGAGTAATTTCCTACTTCACCCGCAGCACCACCTTGCCCCGCGCCCGGCCGGCTTTCAGGTAGGTGAGCGCCACCGGCAACTGCTCGAAGGCAAATTCGCGATCGATCACCGGCCTGATCGCGCCGCTGTCGACCAGGTGGGCGATCTCGCGCAACTGATCGCCACTCGGCTCGGTGAAAAACCAGCAATAGCTCGCGCCGGCCTCGGCGCTTGCGGCATAGACCTTGCGGCTCATCAACCAGACCGCCGCGCGGACCAGCCAGCCCGCGCCCTCGCGGCGGGCGAAATCGCGATCGGGCGGTCCACTCAGGGAAATCACAGCGCCGCCCCGCTTCACCACCTTGAAGGCATCGACCGTGAATGCGCCGCCGAGCGTGTCGTAGACAATGTCGTAGTCCCCGCCCGCTTCGAGATAGTTTTCGCGGTCGTAGGCGATGACCCGGTCGGCACCGAGCGATTTGACGAAATCGGCGTTTTTTGAACTCGTGGTCGTGGTGACCTCGAGGCCGAGATGCTTGGCGTACTGGATCGCGAACGTGCCGATCCCGCCGGCGCCGGCGTGGATCAGAATGCGCTGGCCGGCGCGTGCCTTGACGCGCGCAAATCCCTGCAGGGTCGTCAGCCCCACCAGCGGCAGCGCCGCAGCTTCCGCATGCGAGATGGCTGCCGGTTTCAACGCCACGAATTGCTCCTGCAGCGCGATCTTCTCGGCAAACGTGCCGATC
This region includes:
- a CDS encoding NADP-dependent oxidoreductase yields the protein MRTFVLDGYGAIADHVHLAEIADPAPGAEDVLIEIHAASLNPIDFKIVHGDLKRVSKYRLPRPFGFDASGIVLSAGARATRFKPGDAIYARASRETIGTFAEKIALQEQFVALKPAAISHAEAAALPLVGLTTLQGFARVKARAGQRILIHAGAGGIGTFAIQYAKHLGLEVTTTTSSKNADFVKSLGADRVIAYDRENYLEAGGDYDIVYDTLGGAFTVDAFKVVKRGGAVISLSGPPDRDFARREGAGWLVRAAVWLMSRKVYAASAEAGASYCWFFTEPSGDQLREIAHLVDSGAIRPVIDREFAFEQLPVALTYLKAGRARGKVVLRVK